In Pseudomonadota bacterium, the DNA window TGGCCCGGTTCGCGCCCGGATAGATGACGATCGCGTTTTCCCCGTCCGAGGCGACATTGATGATCGCGTGGGCTGTGGGGACATCGACGGTGCTGATGTGGCGGGTGTCCACGCCGAGGCTCTGCATACGCGCGATGGCCCATGCACCATCCTCGCCAACGGCCCCAATATGCACGACCTCAGCCCCGGCGCGCGCCGCGGCCACGCTCTGGTTCGCGCCCTTCCCGCCGAGGCCCACGCGATGGTTGGAACCCTCCAGCGTCTCCCCCGGCGCTGGGATGTGCGGCACGTCGTAGAAGTGGTCCGCGTTGATCGAACCCACGCAAAATACAGTCACGTTTTCACCGGATGTTGCAGGCCGCGATGATGGCCATGGTCAGGATATCATTTGCCGTTGAGACAGTGGAGCAAAGCTGCACCGGTTTGTCGATGCCCGTGAGGATGGGCCCGATGACCGTGGCACCGGCCATCTCCTGCAGCAGCTTTACCGAGATCGAGGCCGAATGCCTCGCGGGCACGACGAGCACATTGGCCGGCCCCGTGAGGCGGCTGAACGGGTACTGCGCCTGCGCTTGCGCGTTGAGCGCCACATCCACCGTCATCTCGCCCTCGAATTCGAAATCGACGCCGCGTGCTTCGAGAACCGCAGGCGCGCGGTGCATCTTCTCGGCGCGCTCGGAGACGGGATAGCCGAAGGTCGAGAAGCTCACGAACGCCACGCGCGGCTCGAGCCCCAGCGCCCGGGCGACGCTCGCGCCCCGCTCCGCGATGTCGGCGAGATCGGTCTCATCCGGCCATTCATGCACGAGGGTGTCGGCCACCAGTACGATGCGACCGCGATTTAGGAGCGCGGTCACACCCACTGCGCCATCATGGGGCCCGGCATCGAAGACGTGATTTATGAGCTCGAGGATGTGCGCACTCTTCCGCGTTGCGCCCGTCACGACCCCGTCCGCATGGCCATGGGCGAGCATGAGCGATGCAAAGACATGCCTGTCACGTGCGGCAAGCCGGTGAATATCCGCGCGATCATGCCCTTTGCGCTGAAGCCGCTGGTAGAGAAAATCCTTGTAGGCATCGAGGTGTTCGGTGTTGGCGGCATTCATGATTTCGATCTCGCCCAGCGCATCACCGAGACCGAGCGCTTCGAGATCGGCCTTCGCCTCGGCTTCTCGCGCGATCACCACGGCTTGCCCCAGACCCTGCCGCTGGTAGGCCACGGCCGCGCGGAGCACGCGGGGATCGTCACCCTCGGCAAAGATCATCCGGGCCTGCGCGGCCTGCGCCCTGTCATTGATGCCGGAGAGGATCGACGCCGTCGGATCCATGCGCGCGCGCAGTGTCTTCTCGTAGGCTGCCATGTCGACGATGGGGCGACGCGCCACGGCCGTATCCATGCCTGCCTTCGCGACGGCCGGCGGGATCCTGTGGATCAGACGGGGATCGAAAGGCGTGGGGATGATGTAGTCGCGCCCGAAGGACAACTCGCGCCCATAGGCCATGCCCACCTCATCGGGCACATCCTCGCGCGCGAGCTTGGCGAGCGCGCGGGCGCAGGCGATCTTCATTTCGTCATTGATCGCGCGGGCGTGGATATCGAGCGCGCCGCGGAAGAGGTAGGGAAAGCCCAGGACGTTGTTCACCTGGTTTGGGTAGTCGCTGCGCCCAGTGGCGACGATGGCATCCGAGCGGATGGCCTGCGCCTCTTCCGGGGTGATCTCCGGATCCGGGTTCGCCATGGCGAAGATGACGGGATCCTGCGCCATGCTTTCCACCATCGCGGGCGTCACCGCGCCTTTCACCGAGACCCCGATGAAGACGTCGGCCCCCACCATCGCCTCCTCGAGCGTGCGCAGATCGGTCTTCACGGCATGGCCGGATTTCCACTGGTTCATGCCCTCGGTGCGCCCCTGGTAGATGACACCTTTGGTATCGCAGCAGATGCAATTCTCCGGGCGCGCCCCCATGGATTTCAACAATTCGATACAGGCGATCCCTGCCGCGCCAGCACCGTTGAGCACGATGGTCACATCTTCGATCTTCTTCCCCGAGAGATGGAGTGCGTTGATGAGGCCCGCCGCGCAGATCACCGCTGTCCCATGTTGGTCATCGTGGAAGACCGGGATATCCATCTGCTCTTTGAGCGTCTGCTCGATGATGAAGCATTCAGGCGCCTTGATATCCTCGAGGTTGATCCCGCCGAAAGAAGGCCCGAGCAGGCGCACGGCATTGACGAAGGCATCGACATCCTCGGTATCGAGCTCGAGATCGATGGAGTTCACGTCCGCGAACCGCTTGAAGAGAACGGACTTGCCCTCCATCACGGGCTTTGATCCCAGCGCCCCGAGATTGCCGAGCCCAAGGACCGCGGTCCCGTTGGAGATCACGGCCACGAGGTTGCCCTTGTTGGTATAGTCGTATGCCGTCTCGGGGTTCTCGGCGATGGCGAGGCACGGATGCGCCACACCCGGCGAATAGGCCAAGGACAGATCGCGCTGGGTCGCCATGGGGACGGTGGCCTGCACTTCGAACTTTCCCGGCGCGGGCTCCATGTGAAATGCCAGCGCGTCCTCTGCCGTGACCTTCGTCTTGGCCATGCAATCCTCCCGTTTTTTGCCATGAGTACCGGGCGTTTCGAGGGCAGACAACAAGCGGGGTCTTTTAGCCCCCGCGCGGCAGGGCTACGGTGCGCGAAAGGGGCAAGGCATGGGCAGCAACACCGCCGCGACGCCGATGATGGCGCAGTATCTGGAGATCAAGGAAGCGTATCCAGACGCGCTCCTTTTCTATCGGATGGGCGATTTCTACGAGCTGTTTTTCGATGATGCCGTGGCGGCGGCGGCGGCGCTCGACATCTCGCTCACGAAGCGCGGCAAGCACCTCGGCGAAGAGATACCGATGTGCGGTGTCCCCGTGCACGCGGCAGAAGGATATTTGCACACGCTGATCCGGAAGGGCTTCCGAGTGGCCGTGGGAGAACAGCTTGAAAGCCCCGAGGAGGCCAAGAAGCGCGGCTCGAAATCCGTCGTGAAGCGGGGCGTGGTCCGGCTCGTCAC includes these proteins:
- a CDS encoding NADP-dependent malic enzyme → MAKTKVTAEDALAFHMEPAPGKFEVQATVPMATQRDLSLAYSPGVAHPCLAIAENPETAYDYTNKGNLVAVISNGTAVLGLGNLGALGSKPVMEGKSVLFKRFADVNSIDLELDTEDVDAFVNAVRLLGPSFGGINLEDIKAPECFIIEQTLKEQMDIPVFHDDQHGTAVICAAGLINALHLSGKKIEDVTIVLNGAGAAGIACIELLKSMGARPENCICCDTKGVIYQGRTEGMNQWKSGHAVKTDLRTLEEAMVGADVFIGVSVKGAVTPAMVESMAQDPVIFAMANPDPEITPEEAQAIRSDAIVATGRSDYPNQVNNVLGFPYLFRGALDIHARAINDEMKIACARALAKLAREDVPDEVGMAYGRELSFGRDYIIPTPFDPRLIHRIPPAVAKAGMDTAVARRPIVDMAAYEKTLRARMDPTASILSGINDRAQAAQARMIFAEGDDPRVLRAAVAYQRQGLGQAVVIAREAEAKADLEALGLGDALGEIEIMNAANTEHLDAYKDFLYQRLQRKGHDRADIHRLAARDRHVFASLMLAHGHADGVVTGATRKSAHILELINHVFDAGPHDGAVGVTALLNRGRIVLVADTLVHEWPDETDLADIAERGASVARALGLEPRVAFVSFSTFGYPVSERAEKMHRAPAVLEARGVDFEFEGEMTVDVALNAQAQAQYPFSRLTGPANVLVVPARHSASISVKLLQEMAGATVIGPILTGIDKPVQLCSTVSTANDILTMAIIAACNIR